From the genome of Globicephala melas chromosome 11, mGloMel1.2, whole genome shotgun sequence, one region includes:
- the LRIG1 gene encoding leucine-rich repeats and immunoglobulin-like domains protein 1 isoform X2 — MCLLQFLGQVQERDPGWGESRDLDHNEISGTIEDTSGAFTGLDSLSKLTLSGNKIKSVAKRAFSGLEGLEHLNLGENAIRSVQFDAFVKMKNLKELHISSDSFLCDCQLKWLPPWLLGRTLQGFVTATCAHPESLKGQSIFAVPPESFVCDDVPKPQIITQPETTTAVVGKDVRFTCSAASSSSSPMTFAWKKDNEVLANADMENFAHVRAQDGEVMEYTTILHLRRVTFGHEGRYQCVITNHFGSTYSHKARLTVNVLPSFTKMPHDIAIRTGTMARLECAATGHPNPQIAWQKDGGTDFPAARERRMHVMPDDDVFFITDVKIDDMGVYSCTAQNSAGSISANATLTVLETPSLAVPLEDRVASVGETVALQCKATGSPPPRITWLKGDRPLILTERHHFTPGNQLLVVQNVVVEDAGRYTCEMSNALGTERAHSQLSVLPTPGCRKDGTTVGIFTIAVVCSIVLTSLVWVCIIYQTRKKSEEYSVTNTDETIVPPDVPSYLSSQGTLSDRQETMVRTEGGHQANGHIESNGVCPSDTGLFPEVEAHGITCRQPKLCVGYTKEQWKVVEKADGTPGPQKMMEHGGPAVCGDCSSDTHTYSEEQAFCPQPVPRDSAQPGTLSGLEPSPSDHPRSSQQQSSGAAEGSRSCCRGSLYPSNHDRMLAALKKPAAPLDGKGASSWTIARLCDLDPSDLQPSCALTLGKPELTEAASGFPDVPSEGQHLLLSNGHLPQACDSGSESTPVTGQPPGRRSAPLLFAPKS, encoded by the exons ATGTGCCTTCTGCAGTTTCTCGGTCAAGTCCAGGAAAGGGACCCTGGCTGGGGTGAAAGCAG GGACCTGGACCACAACGAGATTTCGGGGACAATCGAGGACACCAGTGGTGCTTTCACAGGGCTTGACAGCCTCAGCAAGCT AACTCTGTCGGGAAACAAGATCAAGTCCGTGGCTAAGAGAGCGTTCTCGGGGCTGGAAGGTCTGGAGCACCT GAACCTTGGAGAGAATGCAATCAGGTCTGTCCAGTTTGATGCCTTTGTGAAGATGAAGAATCTTAAAGAGCT CCATATCAGCAGCGACAGCTTCCTGTGCGACTGCCAGCTGAAGTGGCTGCCCCCGTGGCTGCTGGGCAGGACGCTGCAGGGCTTCGTGACAGCCACCTGTGCCCACCCAGAGTCACTGAAGGGCCAGAGCATCTTTGCCGTGCCGCCAGAGAGTTTCGTGTGTG ATGACGTACCCAAGCCACAGATTATCACCCAACCAGAGACGACCACAGCTGTGGTGGGCAAGGACGTCCGCTTCACTTGCTCAGCCGCCAGCAGCAGCAGTTCCCCGATGACGTTCGCCTGGAAGAAGGACAACGAGGTGCTGGCCAACGCTGACATGGAGAACTTCGCCCACGTCCGCGCTCAGGACGGGGAGGTGATGGAGTACACCACCATCCTGCACCTGCGCCGCGTCACCTTCGGGCACGAGGGCCGCTACCAGTGTGTCATCACCAACCACTTCGGCTCCACCTACTCGCACAAGGCTAGGCTCACTGTGAATG TGCTGCCATCATTCACCAAAATGCCCCACGACATCGCCATCCGGACTGGCACCATGGCCCGCCTTGAGTGTGCTGCCACTGGCCACCCTAACCCCCAGATTGCCTGGCAGAAGGATGGAGGCACAGACTTCCCTGCTGCTCGTGAGCGACGCATGCATGTCATGCCAGACGACGatgtgtttttcatcactgatgTGAAGATAGATGACATGGGGGTTTATAGCTGTACCGCCCAGAACTCGGCCGGGTCCATTTCAGCGAACGCCACCCTGACTGTCCTAG AAACCCCATCCTTGGCGGTGCCCTTGGAGGACCGCGTGGCATCCGTGGGAGAAACGGTGGCTCTCCAGTGCAAAGCGACTGGAAGCCCTCCCCCCCGCATCACCTGGCTCAAGGGGGACCGGCCCCTGATCCTCACCGAACGGCACCATTTCACCCCCGGCAACCAGCTGCTGGTCGTTCAGAACGTGGTGGTGGAAGATGCGGGCCGGTACACCTGCGAGATGTCCAATGCCCTGGGCACCGAGCGTGCTCACAGCCAGCTGAGCGTCCTGCCCACTCCGGGCTGCAGGAAGGACGGCACCACTGTGGGCATCTTCACCATCGCCGTGGTGTGCAGTATCGTGCTGACGTCCCTGGTCTGGGTGTGCATCATCTATCAGACCAGGAAGAAGAGTGAGGAGTACAGTGTCACTAACACAG ATGAAACCATCGTGCCACCAGATGTTCCGAGCTACCTCTCTTCTCAGGGGACCCTTTCTGACCGACAGGAAACCATGGTCAGGACTGAGGGTGGCCACCAGGCCAATGGGCACATCGAGAGCAACG GTGTTTGTCCGAGCGACACAGGCCTCTTTCCAGAGGTGGAAGCTCACGGCATTACGTGCAGGCAGCCCAAGCTCTGCGTCGGGTACACGAAGGAGCAGTGGAAAGTGGTGGAGAAGGCCGATGGCACACCTGGTCCACAGAAGATGATGG AGCACGGCGGCCCGGCGGTGTGCGGCGACTGCAGCAGCGACACGCACACTTACTCCGAGGAGCAGGCCTTCTGTCCTCAGCCTGTGCCCAGAGACAGTGCACAGCCAGGAACCCTGAGCGGCCTGGAGCCCAGCCCGAGTGACCACCCGCGCTCTTCACAGCAGCAGAGCAGCGGGGCTGCTGAAGGGTCCCGTAGCTGCTGCAGGGGGTCCCTCTACCCCAGTAACCACGACAGAATGCTGGCAGCCTTGAAGAAGCCAGCAGCGCCTCTAGATGGGAAAG gGGCCTCCTCTTGGACGATAGCACGGTTGTGTGACCTGGACCCCTCAGACCTGCAGCCTTCGTGTGCGTTAACTCTGGGCAAGCCTGAGCTCACAGAAGCTGCCTCGGGCTTTCCTGATGTGCCCAGCGAAGGCCAGCACTTGCTTCTTTCCAATGGACACCTCCCCCAAGCCTGTGACTCCGGTTCTGAGTCCACACCAGTGACGGGACAGCCGCCCGGGAGACGGAGCGCACCGCTGCTGTTTGCACCCAAAAGCTAG